The sequence CGGCAGAGTTGAAGAACCGCGGCATCCGCAACACCCGCGAGACGTCGCTCGCCAAGTGGTTCGCCTGTGACCGGGCCTTCGAGGCCGCCAACGACGCCATCCAGATCCACGGCGCCTACGGGTACTCGAACGAGTACCCGGTCGAGCGCTACATGCGCAACGCTCGCGGCGCCGTCATCTACGAGGGCACGCGGGAGATCCACCAGCTCATTCAGGCGGGCTACGCGCTCGGCTACCGGACCGACCGGCCGCTGCGCTGCCCACAGCCTCCGGCCCAGGCCTGGGAGAGCGAAGTCGCGGCGCGGTAGTAGGTCGGACGGGGAGGGGCGCTGGCGCGATGCCGCGCCCCTCTCGCCTGTGGGCGCGGGACGTGCTCGAGCGCGCGGCAGCCTGCGCTGCGCGTGGCGCGATCGACTGCGACCTTGTGGCGGCGGCGCAAGCCGCCGCAGGACGGGAGGCGAGCGACGATGGCGGTTGATGTGGCGCGCGACGGGCATGTGGCGACGCTGACGCTGAATCGCCCGGACGTCCTCAATGCGTTCAACACAGAGCAGTTGGAAGCCCTGCGGGATGCGCTGGCCGGGGTGACCCGCGACCCCGAGGTGCGGGCGATCATCATTACCGGCGCCGGAGATCGAGCATTCGCTGCCGGCGCGGACATCGCCGAGATGCGGGACAAAGGCCCGAGCCAGGCGCTCATCTTTGCCCGGCTGGGCCAGTCGGTCTGTTCGATGCTGGAGAACGCGCCGCAGCCGACCATCGCCGCGATCAATGGGTTCGCACTGGGCGGCGGCTGCGAGCTGGCGCTGGCGTGCGACATCCGCATCTGCTCAGAGAATGCCCAGCTCGGCCAGCCCGAGGTCACGCTCGGCATCCCGCCCGGCTGGGGCGGGACTCAGCGGCTGGCGCGGGTGATCGGGCGCGCGGCAGCCAAGGAATTGATCTTGACCGGCCGGCGGATCGGCGCCGAGGAGGCGCTGCGGCTGGGCCTGGTGAGCGCGGTCTACCCGGCCGAAGAGTTGATGCCCCGGGCGCGGGAGCTGGCTGAGCGGATCGCCGCCAACGCGCCGGTCGCGGTGTACTACGCCAAAGAGGCGATCAATCGGGGGACGGAGACGGACCTCGAGACCGCGCTGGCCTACGAGGCGCACCTGTTCGCCCTCGCCTTTGACACGCGCGACCAGAAGGAGGGCATGGGCGCCTTCCTGGAGCGGCGCAAGCCCGACTTCACGGGACAGTAGGGGTACGGGGCGGGAGCCGTTGCCCCGTCTGACGAACGACGGTGGCCTAATGACTAGGTGGAGGTAGGCGCTTGAAGATCGTGGTCCTGGTGAAGCAGGTGCCGGACCCGAATGCGGTCCGCTTCGACCCGCGCGCGGGCGATATCCAGTCCGGCACGCCGCAGGTCGCTAACGAGTACGACCTGCACGCGATGGAGGCGGCCATCCGGATCAAGGAGCAGCAGGGCGACGTCGAGATCGTCGCGGTGAGCCTCGGGCAGGCGCGGGAGACGCTGAACCGCTGTCTGGCGATGGGGGCGGACCGGGCCATCGTCGTCGAAGACGCGGCTCTGGCGTCCGGGGATAGCGCCGTTACCGCGAAGGCGCTGGCGGCGGTTCTGCGCGCCGAAGGGTTTGACCTGATCCTGGTCGGCCAGGAGACGAGCGACGGCGGCACGGGGTCGGTCGGCCCGGCGCTGGCGGCGCTGCTCGACGTGCCGGTGGTGAGCAATGTGGTGGCGCTCGAGCAGCAGGACGGGCGGCTCACGGTGCAGCGGGAGATCGAGGACGGGCGGCAGGTGATCGACCTTGCGCCGCCGGCAATCCTCTGCGCCCTCAGCGGGTTGAACGAGCCGCGCTACCCCTCGCTCAAGGGCATCATGGCAGCACGGCGCAAGCCGACGGAGGCGAAGAGCGCGGCCGACCTGGGGCTCGAGGCTGACGCGGTGCAGTCGCGGGTGAGCTGGGGGGCGCTCTTCGTCGAGGAGGAGACGGCCGAGGGCATCATCCTCAAGGATGTGGACGCCGACAGTGCCGTAGATCAGTTGGTGGCCTTCCTGCAGGAGCGCAAGCTGGTCTGACGTCCGGCTCGAGGAGCGGAGAGAGG is a genomic window of Sphaerobacter thermophilus DSM 20745 containing:
- a CDS encoding enoyl-CoA hydratase-related protein — encoded protein: MAVDVARDGHVATLTLNRPDVLNAFNTEQLEALRDALAGVTRDPEVRAIIITGAGDRAFAAGADIAEMRDKGPSQALIFARLGQSVCSMLENAPQPTIAAINGFALGGGCELALACDIRICSENAQLGQPEVTLGIPPGWGGTQRLARVIGRAAAKELILTGRRIGAEEALRLGLVSAVYPAEELMPRARELAERIAANAPVAVYYAKEAINRGTETDLETALAYEAHLFALAFDTRDQKEGMGAFLERRKPDFTGQ
- a CDS encoding electron transfer flavoprotein subunit beta/FixA family protein, whose translation is MVLVKQVPDPNAVRFDPRAGDIQSGTPQVANEYDLHAMEAAIRIKEQQGDVEIVAVSLGQARETLNRCLAMGADRAIVVEDAALASGDSAVTAKALAAVLRAEGFDLILVGQETSDGGTGSVGPALAALLDVPVVSNVVALEQQDGRLTVQREIEDGRQVIDLAPPAILCALSGLNEPRYPSLKGIMAARRKPTEAKSAADLGLEADAVQSRVSWGALFVEEETAEGIILKDVDADSAVDQLVAFLQERKLV